The proteins below are encoded in one region of Parvicella tangerina:
- the atpC gene encoding ATP synthase F1 subunit epsilon gives MNVEIITPDKELFNGEASSVIVPGSDGLLGILNDHAPLISSLTNGDVKLKTTDGEKTFTVNGGVVEVLNNKVMILAE, from the coding sequence ATGAACGTAGAAATTATTACTCCAGATAAAGAGCTTTTCAATGGTGAAGCTTCATCGGTAATTGTTCCGGGAAGTGATGGATTGTTGGGAATCTTGAATGATCATGCTCCTCTCATTTCATCATTAACAAATGGTGATGTCAAACTGAAAACAACTGACGGAGAGAAAACCTTTACGGTAAACGGAGGTGTTGTTGAGGTATTAAACAACAAGGTGATGATTCTCGCTGAGTAA
- the atpD gene encoding F0F1 ATP synthase subunit beta: MSQLKGKISQVIGPVIDISFEGAGALPKILDSIEIDRKDGTKLVLECQQHIGEESVRAIAMDSSDGLCRGMEAVATGNPISMPTGEQVRGRLFNVVGDSIDGIEECSKENGSPIHRPAPKFEELSTSTEVLFTGIKVIDLIAPYAKGGKIGLFGGAGVGKTVLIQELINNIAKAYEGFSVFAGVGERTREGNDLLREFLESDIIRYGEDFKHSMEEGGWDLSKVDKVELAKSQATLVFGQMNEPPGARARVALSGLTMAEYFRDGGEDGQGKDILFFVDNIFRFTQAGSEVSALLGRMPSAVGYQPTLATEMGAMQERITSTKKGSITSVQAVYVPADDLTDPAPATTFAHLDATTVLSRKIAELGIYPAVDPLDSTSRILTPAILGNEHYDCAQRVKETLQRYKELQDIIAILGMDELSEEDKLVVHRARRVQRFLSQPFHVAEQFTGLQGVLVSIEDTIKGFNMIMDGEVDQYPESAFNLKGTIEDAIEAGEKMLAEAK, from the coding sequence ATGTCTCAATTAAAAGGTAAAATTTCTCAGGTAATCGGTCCCGTGATCGATATCAGCTTTGAAGGAGCTGGTGCACTACCTAAAATCCTGGATTCGATCGAAATCGACAGGAAAGATGGAACGAAGTTAGTTTTGGAATGTCAGCAGCACATTGGTGAAGAATCTGTACGTGCAATTGCTATGGATTCGTCTGATGGTCTTTGTAGAGGTATGGAGGCTGTTGCGACAGGAAATCCTATTTCGATGCCAACAGGAGAGCAAGTAAGAGGAAGACTTTTTAACGTAGTTGGTGATTCGATCGATGGCATTGAGGAGTGTTCGAAAGAAAATGGTTCACCGATTCACAGGCCTGCTCCTAAGTTTGAGGAGTTGTCAACTTCAACAGAAGTTTTATTTACAGGTATTAAAGTAATTGACTTGATTGCGCCTTATGCGAAAGGGGGTAAAATTGGTCTTTTCGGTGGTGCTGGTGTAGGTAAAACAGTATTGATCCAGGAGTTGATCAACAACATTGCAAAAGCATACGAAGGATTCTCAGTATTTGCGGGTGTAGGTGAAAGAACAAGAGAAGGAAACGATCTTTTAAGAGAGTTCTTAGAATCAGATATTATTAGATATGGAGAAGATTTCAAACACTCGATGGAAGAAGGTGGATGGGATTTATCTAAAGTAGATAAAGTTGAATTGGCTAAGTCTCAGGCAACATTGGTGTTCGGACAGATGAATGAGCCTCCTGGAGCAAGAGCTCGTGTGGCACTTTCTGGTCTTACTATGGCTGAGTACTTCCGTGATGGTGGTGAAGATGGACAAGGAAAAGACATTCTTTTCTTCGTTGATAACATCTTTAGATTTACACAGGCTGGTTCTGAGGTGTCAGCACTTCTTGGACGTATGCCTTCTGCGGTTGGTTACCAACCAACATTGGCAACTGAGATGGGTGCGATGCAGGAGAGAATTACTTCTACTAAGAAAGGATCTATTACATCTGTACAGGCCGTATATGTACCTGCGGATGACCTTACCGATCCAGCACCAGCAACAACGTTTGCTCACTTGGATGCAACAACGGTACTTTCTAGAAAAATTGCTGAGCTTGGAATTTACCCAGCGGTAGATCCATTAGACTCTACTTCTAGAATTTTGACTCCTGCTATCTTAGGAAACGAGCACTATGATTGTGCACAAAGAGTAAAAGAAACGCTTCAGCGATATAAAGAACTTCAGGATATCATTGCCATTCTTGGTATGGATGAATTGAGTGAAGAAGATAAGCTAGTTGTTCATAGAGCAAGAAGGGTACAGAGATTCTTATCTCAGCCTTTCCACGTTGCTGAGCAGTTTACTGGTCTTCAGGGTGTTTTGGTATCTATCGAAGATACAATCAAAGGGTTTAACATGATTATGGATGGTGAAGTTGACCAATACCCAGAATCAGCGTTCAACCTTAAAGGAACAATCGAAGACGCTATTGAGGCAGGAGAGAAAATGCTTGCTGAAGCGAAGTAA
- a CDS encoding FkbM family methyltransferase encodes MGLVGKIFPRLAFRSLHDIKQGKSVGQILTKVLTDETSAYIDVGCHRGEILKMALKLAPKGEHFAFEAIPVYYQRLEREFGKMVNLSHCAITNYVGETTFNYVESNPMFSGIKRRDYPKSEKITEITIPTNTLDNALQDCPNIDLIRIDVEGAEFDVLDGAKKIIFQHQPVILFEHQQGAAGYYNNGPDKMWELLVGQLGMSLNTLKGFIEGAKAFTASHFRLLFETGQETFFVAYFD; translated from the coding sequence ATGGGATTAGTAGGTAAAATATTTCCAAGACTTGCTTTTCGGTCACTGCATGACATCAAACAAGGAAAGTCGGTTGGGCAAATACTCACCAAGGTGCTGACTGATGAAACGTCTGCGTACATCGATGTAGGGTGTCATCGAGGTGAGATCCTTAAGATGGCGTTAAAATTAGCCCCTAAAGGAGAGCATTTTGCTTTTGAAGCTATTCCAGTTTACTACCAGCGACTAGAGAGGGAGTTTGGAAAAATGGTTAACTTGAGTCACTGTGCCATTACCAATTATGTTGGAGAAACGACCTTTAACTACGTGGAGTCAAACCCTATGTTTAGTGGAATAAAGAGAAGAGATTACCCAAAGTCTGAAAAGATTACCGAAATTACCATTCCCACCAATACGCTTGACAATGCTTTGCAGGACTGTCCGAATATTGACCTGATCAGAATTGACGTTGAAGGGGCGGAGTTTGATGTGTTGGACGGTGCAAAAAAGATCATTTTTCAGCACCAGCCTGTGATTTTATTCGAGCATCAACAAGGGGCAGCAGGATACTACAACAACGGACCCGATAAAATGTGGGAGCTTTTAGTAGGGCAACTAGGTATGAGTTTAAATACTTTAAAGGGTTTCATTGAAGGAGCAAAAGCTTTTACGGCCTCGCATTTCAGATTGCTTTTTGAGACGGGGCAGGAAACCTTTTTTGTGGCCTATTTTGATTAG
- a CDS encoding hemolysin family protein — protein sequence MDDPSVIFLTIIIVVTILFSAFFSGIEIAFISANRLKIAIDKEQGGIASKILGYFSNKPSWFIGTMLLGNNISIVIYSIFMGVAFNQLFGISENDTSFGVVMLQTIVATIILLFLAEFLPKAIFRINANSILSTMALPLMIVYVILFLPTFITIGLAELILRLFIKKQEDEDFVTFEKVDLDDFLEEGLSGAADDDDQDYEVKLFHNALNFNEVIARDCMVPRNEVIAVEINDSVEELHQLFVETNLSKVLVYKETIDNIIGYVHSFEMFKEPENVKSALLPVSLIPESMTANKILEDLIKKNRSIAVVIDEFGGTAGILTMEDIIEEIFGEIEDEHDSDEIVQEVLENGEFVFGGRIEIDAINENYDIELPESEEYETLAGFIIHQLEDIPEVGDEFQFENYKFTIREVSSTKIDLVHIKEVEEDL from the coding sequence ATGGACGATCCTTCCGTCATTTTTTTGACGATCATTATTGTAGTCACAATACTCTTTTCGGCTTTTTTTTCTGGCATTGAAATCGCTTTTATATCAGCAAATAGATTAAAGATTGCTATCGATAAAGAGCAAGGAGGAATTGCTTCGAAGATATTGGGTTATTTCAGCAATAAGCCAAGTTGGTTTATCGGAACAATGTTATTAGGAAATAACATCTCCATAGTCATCTACAGTATTTTTATGGGGGTGGCTTTCAACCAGCTTTTTGGAATTTCAGAGAACGATACCAGTTTTGGTGTAGTCATGCTTCAAACCATTGTGGCAACAATTATTTTATTATTTCTGGCAGAGTTCTTACCTAAGGCTATTTTTAGAATTAACGCCAATAGTATCTTAAGTACGATGGCTCTTCCGCTCATGATTGTTTATGTGATCCTTTTCCTGCCAACATTCATCACGATTGGACTCGCGGAACTCATCCTTAGACTATTCATCAAAAAGCAAGAAGATGAGGATTTTGTGACCTTTGAAAAGGTAGATCTGGATGATTTTCTGGAGGAAGGTCTGAGTGGCGCTGCAGATGATGACGATCAGGATTATGAGGTAAAGCTGTTTCACAATGCATTGAATTTTAACGAAGTCATTGCAAGAGACTGTATGGTCCCTAGAAATGAGGTAATCGCAGTAGAGATTAATGATTCAGTAGAGGAGTTACATCAATTATTTGTAGAAACGAACCTTTCTAAAGTGCTGGTCTACAAAGAAACCATTGATAACATTATCGGATATGTGCACTCCTTTGAGATGTTTAAAGAACCAGAAAATGTTAAATCGGCATTGCTTCCAGTAAGTCTTATACCAGAGTCGATGACGGCAAATAAGATTCTGGAAGATCTGATCAAAAAGAACCGTAGTATTGCGGTGGTAATTGATGAGTTTGGCGGTACGGCTGGGATTCTGACAATGGAGGATATCATTGAGGAGATTTTTGGTGAAATTGAGGATGAACACGACTCTGATGAAATCGTTCAGGAAGTACTTGAGAATGGAGAGTTTGTTTTTGGTGGAAGAATAGAGATCGATGCCATCAACGAGAATTATGACATTGAATTACCAGAAAGTGAAGAGTATGAGACGCTTGCAGGGTTCATTATTCATCAATTGGAAGATATTCCGGAAGTTGGGGATGAATTTCAGTTCGAAAATTATAAATTTACCATTAGAGAAGTCTCTTCTACCAAGATAGATTTGGTGCACATCAAAGAAGTGGAAGAAGATCTTTAA
- a CDS encoding endonuclease/exonuclease/phosphatase family protein, whose product MKKAAKNHSLVFYNVENLYDTIDDKGVKDSDFTPSGNKHWTLDRLSKKLVDLAETIDSIPGKHAILIGLTEVENRSVALQLLQTSPLSTHQYALLHEDSPDNRGIDVCVLYDQEYVNYLSHYYLRIHFPWNKDIKTRDVLFFECAINGEKLWVVINHWPSRMSESSAKKRDHVAKQVRAELDKIIEQEPKVKILLMGDFNDEPNNLSLERHLEVKRSKNIDHREFYNLAADLFEAGEGTCVHDGHWLMIDQIMINRNLLQNNNNGFAIEDNKMYIHGNERLIYHKKGHSQPNHTYSGDHYVGGISDHLPVYVKIV is encoded by the coding sequence ATGAAGAAAGCAGCTAAAAATCACTCCTTGGTTTTTTATAATGTGGAAAACCTATACGATACAATAGATGACAAAGGTGTTAAAGATTCAGACTTTACCCCTTCAGGAAACAAGCACTGGACGCTGGATCGTTTAAGCAAAAAATTAGTTGATCTGGCTGAAACAATTGATAGCATTCCTGGCAAACACGCCATTTTAATTGGGCTAACTGAGGTTGAAAATCGAAGTGTTGCCTTGCAGTTGTTGCAAACAAGTCCTTTAAGCACGCATCAATATGCCCTTCTTCATGAGGACAGTCCAGACAATCGGGGCATTGACGTTTGCGTGTTGTATGATCAGGAGTACGTGAATTACCTCTCTCATTACTACCTACGTATTCATTTTCCTTGGAATAAGGACATTAAAACCCGGGATGTTTTATTCTTTGAGTGTGCTATCAATGGAGAAAAACTTTGGGTTGTAATCAATCACTGGCCATCAAGGATGTCTGAATCGTCTGCAAAAAAGCGAGATCACGTTGCAAAACAGGTAAGAGCGGAGCTTGATAAAATAATTGAGCAGGAGCCTAAGGTTAAGATTTTGCTCATGGGCGACTTTAATGATGAGCCCAACAACCTAAGTTTAGAAAGACATCTTGAGGTGAAACGTTCTAAGAATATTGACCATCGAGAATTTTACAACTTAGCCGCAGACTTATTCGAGGCAGGAGAGGGAACCTGTGTTCACGATGGTCACTGGTTGATGATCGACCAGATCATGATTAATCGAAATCTCCTTCAGAACAATAACAATGGTTTTGCTATTGAGGACAATAAAATGTACATCCACGGAAATGAGCGTTTAATCTACCATAAAAAGGGTCATAGTCAGCCCAATCACACCTATTCTGGAGATCATTATGTTGGTGGCATTTCAGATCATTTGCCGGTGTATGTCAAAATAGTTTAG
- a CDS encoding ATP-dependent Clp protease adaptor ClpS, translating into MSVIEKTQEIAEVEELLVDQFDLMLYNDDVNTFDHVINQLVKYCDHNVIQAEQCAYIVHHNGKCQVKHGEYDKLKPICEALLEKGLSAKIE; encoded by the coding sequence ATGTCAGTAATCGAGAAAACACAAGAAATCGCTGAAGTTGAAGAGTTATTGGTTGATCAATTTGATCTAATGTTGTATAACGATGATGTTAACACATTTGATCACGTTATCAATCAGTTGGTAAAGTACTGTGATCATAATGTCATTCAAGCTGAGCAGTGCGCATACATTGTCCATCACAACGGAAAATGTCAGGTAAAGCATGGAGAGTACGATAAACTAAAGCCTATTTGTGAAGCATTGTTGGAAAAAGGTCTTTCAGCAAAAATCGAATAA
- a CDS encoding M48 family metallopeptidase: MKNVVSLIIASAILIACSKVPITNRKQTNLLPESTLINMSEDQYAAFLAEAVVLPDSDPRAKKVKEVGEKIKAATESFLNSKGYQKRIEGFAWEFKTVKNDTTINAWCMPGGKVCVYTGILPLFESDDEMAVVMGHEIAHAIARHGNERMSQQMIINGVGSVLSPADTTQVSIFQKVFIGAGTLGMLKYSRDHESEADKLGLVFAKLAGYDPAAAITFWKKMAAQGGAGMPEIFSTHPSDERRIADLEEFLKEIDQYTE; the protein is encoded by the coding sequence ATGAAAAATGTTGTTTCTCTAATTATAGCTTCAGCTATCCTAATAGCCTGCTCTAAGGTTCCGATAACGAATAGAAAGCAAACTAATTTATTGCCAGAATCTACCCTTATTAATATGTCTGAGGACCAGTATGCTGCTTTTTTGGCAGAAGCGGTAGTATTACCCGACTCTGACCCCAGAGCTAAAAAGGTGAAAGAAGTTGGAGAAAAAATTAAGGCCGCTACCGAAAGTTTTTTGAATAGTAAAGGCTATCAAAAGAGAATAGAGGGGTTTGCCTGGGAGTTTAAAACGGTCAAGAACGATACTACTATTAATGCGTGGTGCATGCCAGGCGGAAAAGTTTGCGTTTATACCGGAATTTTACCGCTATTCGAATCAGATGACGAAATGGCTGTAGTAATGGGACATGAAATTGCGCATGCAATTGCCAGACATGGAAATGAGCGTATGAGTCAACAGATGATTATCAACGGAGTTGGGTCAGTGCTCTCCCCTGCTGATACTACACAAGTTTCAATATTTCAAAAAGTTTTTATTGGTGCGGGAACGCTAGGTATGCTCAAGTATAGTAGAGATCATGAAAGTGAGGCAGACAAACTAGGTTTAGTCTTCGCAAAACTTGCAGGATATGACCCTGCGGCAGCAATTACTTTCTGGAAAAAGATGGCTGCCCAAGGCGGTGCAGGAATGCCAGAAATATTTAGCACACACCCCAGCGATGAAAGAAGAATCGCTGATTTGGAGGAGTTTTTAAAAGAGATTGATCAGTATACAGAATAG
- a CDS encoding type IV toxin-antitoxin system AbiEi family antitoxin yields the protein MEREIIHIALDNLYQNTGINGRFKPDRELDGTLHLAIEDKELDLVVEVKKELRRHQLLQLDNYRNRYNNFMVIAEHIFPKIKEELRDMGLAYLEANGNLFIKNDGIYLFIDTNKKVEVKKETANRAFTKTGLKVLFHLLNDKQLVNKTQREIADTVGVGLGNIPQVINGLKETGYLIQYRKQEYVWENRKELLDRWINEYATELRPKLFKGKYTFKNDWQNLQLNAQHTVWGGEPAADKLTNYLRPEHFILYTDEKQNDLIRNYHIIPQTNGELEVLEIFWKPKDDIAPPIIIYAELMLTGGKRNKETAEKIYNEYIQPIL from the coding sequence ATGGAGAGAGAAATAATTCATATAGCCTTAGATAATTTATACCAAAATACTGGTATTAACGGTCGCTTTAAACCCGATAGAGAACTTGATGGAACACTTCATCTCGCAATAGAAGACAAAGAGCTTGATCTTGTAGTTGAAGTGAAAAAGGAACTAAGAAGGCACCAATTACTTCAGTTGGATAACTATAGGAATCGTTACAATAACTTTATGGTTATTGCTGAGCACATATTTCCTAAAATCAAAGAGGAACTCCGTGATATGGGTCTTGCTTACCTAGAGGCGAATGGTAATTTATTCATCAAGAATGACGGAATCTACTTATTCATTGACACGAATAAAAAAGTCGAAGTAAAAAAGGAAACTGCGAATAGAGCATTCACAAAAACGGGCTTAAAAGTGTTGTTTCATTTGCTCAATGATAAACAACTCGTAAATAAAACACAAAGAGAAATAGCAGATACCGTAGGTGTTGGATTGGGTAATATTCCACAAGTTATCAATGGCTTAAAGGAGACAGGGTATCTTATTCAATATAGAAAACAAGAGTATGTATGGGAGAACAGGAAAGAGCTCCTAGATCGTTGGATCAATGAATATGCGACTGAACTGAGACCAAAACTGTTTAAAGGGAAATACACTTTCAAAAATGATTGGCAAAACCTTCAACTAAATGCCCAACATACTGTTTGGGGAGGAGAACCAGCAGCAGATAAGCTCACTAATTATTTACGACCTGAACATTTCATTTTGTACACCGATGAGAAACAAAATGATCTGATTAGAAACTACCATATCATCCCTCAGACAAATGGAGAGCTGGAAGTGCTGGAAATTTTCTGGAAGCCAAAAGACGATATTGCTCCACCAATTATCATTTATGCAGAGCTGATGCTAACAGGAGGAAAACGAAATAAAGAAACTGCCGAAAAAATATACAATGAGTACATCCAACCAATCTTATAA
- a CDS encoding nucleotidyl transferase AbiEii/AbiGii toxin family protein — protein MSTSNQSYKELAIPYFKEVFEIIDKAMIQHQTPYYLIGVSAIALELLKKGIKPSRGTKDIDFAIMISTMEQYEQLGDTLVQHGFNRVKAPWTFYSDQYNVAIDILPFGEIEEHDTVKFNQRYSDLHVLGFKEVLEEAERVEIDEKTVNIPPLPGMIILKLVAWSDRPEERENDLADILRIIEHYFDHNFDEIVEFHNDTFNDEFDQLLISAEVLGRKARNILLKSEVLEKRILNVLDANINDEQESQIAKDWASKKGWEIEYALKVLRAFQKGILTEE, from the coding sequence ATGAGTACATCCAACCAATCTTATAAAGAGCTTGCCATTCCTTATTTCAAAGAGGTTTTTGAAATCATCGACAAAGCAATGATTCAACACCAAACACCCTATTATCTAATAGGAGTAAGTGCAATTGCCCTAGAATTGTTAAAGAAAGGAATCAAACCAAGTCGAGGTACAAAAGATATAGATTTTGCCATCATGATCTCAACCATGGAGCAATACGAACAACTTGGAGATACCTTGGTTCAACATGGATTTAATCGAGTGAAAGCACCTTGGACATTTTATTCAGATCAATACAATGTTGCGATCGATATTCTTCCCTTTGGAGAAATAGAAGAACACGACACCGTAAAATTCAATCAACGATATTCAGACTTGCATGTTTTGGGATTTAAAGAAGTGCTAGAAGAAGCCGAAAGGGTTGAAATAGACGAAAAAACTGTCAATATACCTCCATTGCCGGGCATGATAATACTCAAACTTGTAGCATGGAGTGATCGACCTGAAGAACGGGAAAATGATTTAGCAGATATCCTCAGAATAATAGAACATTATTTTGACCACAACTTTGATGAAATCGTAGAGTTTCATAACGATACCTTTAATGATGAATTCGATCAGTTATTGATCTCAGCAGAGGTTCTTGGTCGAAAAGCACGTAACATTCTATTAAAATCAGAAGTGCTGGAAAAGAGAATACTAAATGTTCTTGATGCCAATATTAATGATGAACAAGAGTCTCAAATAGCAAAAGATTGGGCTAGCAAAAAGGGTTGGGAAATAGAATATGCGTTGAAAGTACTTCGCGCATTTCAAAAAGGGATTCTAACAGAGGAATAA
- a CDS encoding IS1 family transposase encodes MKCKKCANKCIKKGFQQNRFYRKQRYQCKECKTYQLEEYSYRIYSSKSDQKLIQLNAEGNSISGMARILEYSKQTIIRRIQYLAERVKPPIVSEYHQTYEVDELWTYVGNKETGEAWITYAINRKTNKVISFNVGGKTTRDMAKVILPVKQLYPKRIVTDKLNIYPNLVKPIEHDTRKHRNNHIERANLTLRQHLRRLSRKTLAYSKSLKMLEASLKLYLFWNSWVIGGK; translated from the coding sequence ATGAAATGTAAAAAGTGTGCTAACAAATGTATAAAAAAGGGTTTTCAGCAGAATAGATTTTATCGGAAACAGCGTTATCAATGTAAAGAATGTAAGACTTATCAATTAGAGGAATATAGCTATAGAATTTATTCCAGTAAATCCGATCAAAAACTCATTCAGTTAAATGCTGAAGGAAATTCAATAAGTGGAATGGCAAGAATTCTTGAGTATTCAAAACAAACGATAATTCGAAGAATTCAGTATTTGGCAGAAAGGGTTAAACCACCGATAGTGTCAGAGTATCATCAGACTTATGAAGTAGATGAACTTTGGACTTATGTGGGCAATAAAGAAACCGGAGAAGCTTGGATTACTTATGCCATCAATCGAAAGACAAATAAGGTTATTTCGTTTAATGTGGGAGGTAAGACCACAAGGGATATGGCAAAAGTGATATTACCCGTTAAACAACTGTATCCAAAGAGGATAGTAACGGATAAATTGAATATTTACCCAAATCTGGTAAAGCCCATTGAACATGATACTCGAAAACACCGAAACAACCATATCGAAAGAGCTAATCTTACCTTAAGACAACACCTAAGAAGACTTTCAAGGAAGACATTAGCTTATTCTAAATCTCTCAAAATGCTGGAAGCGAGTCTCAAACTTTACTTGTTTTGGAATAGTTGGGTGATTGGGGGTAAATAA
- a CDS encoding RHS repeat domain-containing protein: MARLCRYGFNGMEKDDEVKGGGNSYDFGARMYDSRLGRWLSIDELAGKYPNESPFNFVSNIPIIHVDPDGREKIVVIGGADNGGQADKAKFVNAGLKQYRDYLKEVGSSGETVTVIITDDYLTEDMIEYVKSELKIIELQEEMNLLNSGADSYAIETSVYTTWADEQILHYINTKSFPNFEEILMDDIKTGKTSVSRELDVITDMAFFGHGLTGVGFAPGYPDNMGGNEGSNISSKDVQGLNKDAFDRDAVVGLYICNGATGSNNLAKAFSGATGTTVFGWEGQTTFAHQYATGNVSDYAGTGTFDKGLMKIAEFFGDIEWQFMEQIREADYSPKGGDDSKPDKVTYKNGEEVKRESTP, translated from the coding sequence TTGGCAAGACTTTGCCGTTATGGGTTTAATGGGATGGAGAAGGATGATGAGGTGAAAGGTGGAGGTAATTCTTATGACTTTGGTGCTAGGATGTATGATAGTAGGTTGGGAAGGTGGTTGAGTATTGACGAACTAGCTGGAAAATATCCCAACGAATCGCCATTTAATTTTGTTTCTAATATACCGATTATTCACGTAGATCCTGATGGTCGCGAGAAAATTGTAGTTATTGGAGGTGCCGATAATGGAGGACAAGCAGACAAGGCTAAGTTTGTAAATGCAGGTCTAAAACAGTATAGAGATTATTTAAAGGAAGTAGGTAGCTCGGGAGAAACTGTAACTGTAATAATTACAGATGATTATCTCACGGAAGATATGATAGAATATGTGAAATCCGAGTTGAAGATTATTGAGTTACAGGAAGAAATGAATCTATTAAATTCGGGTGCTGATTCGTATGCAATTGAAACAAGTGTATACACAACATGGGCTGATGAACAGATACTTCATTATATTAACACTAAGAGTTTCCCTAATTTTGAAGAGATTTTGATGGATGATATCAAGACGGGAAAAACTTCAGTATCAAGAGAATTGGATGTAATAACTGATATGGCATTTTTTGGACACGGGCTTACAGGTGTTGGTTTTGCACCTGGATACCCTGATAATATGGGTGGGAATGAAGGTAGTAATATAAGTTCTAAAGATGTGCAAGGGCTTAATAAAGATGCGTTTGATAGAGATGCCGTGGTTGGACTATACATTTGTAATGGAGCTACTGGTTCTAATAACCTTGCGAAAGCGTTTTCAGGTGCTACTGGCACGACCGTCTTTGGTTGGGAAGGACAAACTACTTTCGCTCATCAATATGCTACAGGAAATGTTTCTGACTACGCAGGAACAGGCACTTTTGATAAAGGATTAATGAAAATTGCTGAGTTTTTTGGAGATATTGAATGGCAATTCATGGAGCAAATACGAGAAGCCGATTATTCACCAAAAGGTGGAGATGACTCGAAACCTGATAAAGTTACATACAAAAATGGAGAGGAAGTTAAAAGAGAATCAACTCCATAA
- a CDS encoding helix-turn-helix domain-containing protein, which produces MKVEQITSRADYDKVMKQIEKLLQKATKLGGFEKLSKDDRTNLAQWSAMAEQFEDDIPLMPMKAPKSLAEMLRYKMYEKGWRQKQLAAILDISEASISGLLSGRRKLSIDLAKKLHSKLDIDAHFLLMSA; this is translated from the coding sequence ATGAAAGTAGAACAAATAACATCGAGAGCGGATTACGACAAAGTAATGAAGCAAATTGAGAAGCTATTACAAAAGGCTACCAAGTTGGGTGGGTTTGAAAAACTATCTAAAGACGATAGAACAAACTTAGCTCAATGGTCTGCTATGGCAGAACAATTTGAGGATGATATTCCGTTGATGCCAATGAAAGCACCGAAGTCATTAGCTGAAATGCTACGTTACAAAATGTATGAAAAAGGGTGGAGACAAAAACAACTGGCAGCCATTCTTGATATTAGCGAAGCTTCAATTTCTGGATTGCTTTCTGGTCGTAGAAAATTAAGCATTGACTTAGCAAAAAAACTACATTCAAAATTGGACATTGATGCTCACTTTTTATTGATGTCAGCATAG
- a CDS encoding type II toxin-antitoxin system HigB family toxin → MVIISKAILVEFGIKHADAIEPLNRWYELTKKADWKNHPEMKKTFNSVDAVGNDRYVFNIKGNDYRLVTMIFFDIRTIYIRFIGTHSEYDKIDCATV, encoded by the coding sequence ATGGTAATTATTTCAAAGGCTATTTTAGTTGAATTTGGCATTAAACATGCAGATGCTATTGAACCATTAAATAGATGGTATGAACTAACTAAGAAAGCAGATTGGAAGAACCACCCAGAAATGAAAAAGACATTTAATTCGGTGGATGCAGTAGGTAATGACCGATATGTGTTTAACATTAAAGGGAATGATTACAGGTTGGTTACCATGATATTTTTTGACATTAGAACCATATACATTCGGTTTATTGGTACACATAGTGAGTATGATAAAATTGATTGTGCAACGGTTTGA